The nucleotide window TATTAGGTTTGGAATCTTTTCAACGTTGGCCCAGATCTTGGGAAGATCAGGTGGACAAGTTTCCGTACCGAGCATCATCCTTGATGGGTGTAATTTGGCATCTAATGGGTACCGGATGTCTCCATAATTGTAGCCCGCAACATCCATGTACGAATAAAGTCGATTGGTCACAACATTGGTGTGATTGAATTTTGGGATGTACCGCATGATTGGGAGCAACACACTGAAGATGATGTTAAAGAAAGAGCTAGATAACATATCCTCCAGGCCGCCTTTGTTATCTGCGGGAGGAGTGTTTGGATCGCCCGGCGGGATTTTTGAATACGTCATGACGGCCAGCATAAGGTTGACCGCGATAGTCTTAGGTCGGGATGGATCCAGCTTGTGCGTGAGGTCCAGGAGCTTCTTCGCGATCGTGTGTCCGTAGGCGGTTTTTGGCTCAGTGACCTCGTTACCTAAGGAGTACATAACAACTGAAGGGTGGTTACGAGCTCGTTCCACAAGAGAAGCGACTTCGTACTCCCAGCGTTCGTTGAAGGTGTTGGAATCGTCATATTTAGACTTTGCCTCGTACCAGTAGTCGGCAAACTCATCCATGACGTACATGCCTACCTCATCACATGCTTGTAGAAGAACTTCTGAGCATGGATGGTGCGACATACGAATAGCGTTGAAGCCATTCTTCTTCATGATCGACACGCGCCGCAGTTCAGCAGCTTTAAACGATGCTGCGCCGAGGATACCGTTATCTGCGTGTATGCAACCACCACGCAAGTTCACAGCCTGGCCATTAACCAGGAACCCATGACCAGGTTTCAACTGCAGAGTGCGCAGACCGTACTTGAACTTATAGAGATCGCCATTGATGACGACAGTGCAGTCGTAGAGATTCGGGGTCTCAACCGACCATAGATCTGGGTTCGATATCTCGAAGTTTTGCTTCAGCTCAGACGTTTTCGTTTTCGTTCTCCACTGGATCGCGTTCCTTCCTCCTCTCGAAAGCTCCAGAGATACTTCAACATCATCTTTCTTTTCGTTGTCGAGCAAAACCTCGAAGGTGAGAAGAGCAAGTCCGCTGGCGGAAAGCGTTGCCAGCCTGATCCCGTCCTTGCGAAGCAGATTGTGGTTTCGAACCATGAGATGAACGCTGCGATGAATTCCGGCTCCAGTGTACCAGCGAGCGTTAGGTTGTTCACTGTTGTCGGCATGTACTTCGATGGTGTTCCTCTCGCCGAGCTTCAGGTAAGAGTCTACGCGAATTTCAAACTTGGTCCAGCCCGCCAGACAACCGCCGACATCTGTGCCGTTCACCAGCACGCGACTGTGCCGGTAAACGCCATCAAAGCTCAAAGCGACCACTTTGGACTCCAGAGAAGTAGGCACTTGCCATGTTTTGCGATACTTGTACATTCCGCCGAGATAAAATCCgccatgagttccagcgaggGCGTCTTCCCGCCGCCCTTCTACCTGCATAGCATCGTGAGGAAGATGTACGTTGCTCCAGCCAGTTTGTCCAGAGCGTTGGAACTCCCAATCGTCGTTGAAAAGTGTCGCTACTTCGGCCATCTTGTGCGTCTGCCATGCACTGAAAGTTGAACCAAGGGGATGAAAATTGAAAGTAGGGGCTTAACTTTTTGACATGGGGTCAACAAAGTTCATATAACATCGAGCGTACCAAAAACGTACACGGCCTTCCTCGGGGCAATGGTCCGCATTTCGCAAGTTGTATGCGCACAGGTGCGTATCCCCACCAATGATTTGGTGTGACACGGACGTTTCCAGCCTTCTAACCCTGGTATTATTGTGCAGAAAATCCATTAGCACTTGCGTCGCAAGGTCGGCCCTAATCTAGACTAGCACATTCGTCATATAGCAATACGGCCTTTCCGTGGGCCTCCGGCTTTGATTCTGGAAGAGCACACTAGACACGGAGAAGAGTCCAGCTGAGGGGAATGTACATATCGAGGAAGATGATCTCATAGATCCTGACTCTAGGCCGCACTTGTTCGCACTCAGTGCAGTGTCTGGATGTCCTTCAAAGTACTGCAGTTCACGATACTCCGATATCGAAATATCGTTCTTGATTTTGGCTGTCGCGACGTTTTCGGCATTTGATAAGAAGGAAGTAAGCGTGTGCATAGAGCTTCTGTGTGCACAGAACCCCTGTGATTGTAACAGAATCCACTAAAATATGATGCCTTCTGTAGCTTCGGATGCATAAGGTCCCGGATCCGGACGCCTTCGCGACTCACAAGCTACCCCAGCGCGTGCGCCCATCTTGCACTTGGTCAACAACTCGGAGCAAGCGCCTGTCGTTTCACGGCTTTTATACCGACCCTTCACGTGACAGAGATGGTACTGTCCGGGGACGTAGGGACTGTGGTAGTGCGAGTCGGGATTGTGGCGATCATGCGGTTCGCAAGGTGCCGCCAAATCGGGACTAGCGAATTGCCGGATTCATAGGCGGCTGAGCCAGCGGAGCAGAGTACGAATCGGTACTCGAACTTTCCTCCTACTCGCCCCACGTTGCCTAGTTCTTCCGAACTAGGCCCTACCCAGCTCAACGTCAATCACCAGCTCAACGTCAATTTTGCCACCCTACGCGATTTGTATAGTAAATTGACCGCGCAAACGCACAAAATATCGTATatgttgagaatattccggtcacctgtcacgaggacgctaagtcacatgacccacaccgctctatattagccgagctttgtatagttagcaattgacacacttacatgccatgactgagagagtcattctttctcaacagtATATTTATTATAGCTACTGAGTGGGAGGCATCTCCCAGTGTATGAAACGCGTTACTGGTGCCTGTTGACTTGGTGTTGAGGCCTCTGCggtagactccgcaacaatcaattcaatccggtcactctcctagacccacttacctatctaggtagggcttaaactcctataggtaactactaggcttaaagcggtaatcaatcaatccaatctgaaccttctaggacccacttaattgattgttgcggactgtgacTGCAGGACGCTTACCCAAAACTCTGCACTAAATATTTGCAGACGTGGTCTTTGCAATCTCGACGCGGCTAGCAAGGTTTACTGCTATATTCAATGCTGTGACTCGTAGGGCCGGGGGTGAGAGCGAAGTGGGAAGGGAAAGtgggaagaagaaggcgaaAGAGACGGAGCATAcagagaagagagaagagaAACGGTTTTATCCCGTGGCAGTAGGTCTAGGCGGGCTACAATCTGATGCCGGATGGCGGGAATAAGAGTTTTTTTTTTCGATTTTATAAGGCATCCACTAGATTACCGTCATTCCTTAGACTATTAGCGTATTTATCGGCTAGTGGTAGTAGTAACTTTGTGGATCATACGAGATTTTCCGAGACTATCAGCTACCTGCGAGAAACTCTTGACTTCCTCTGTTATCCTAGTAgcatgaaatacttgacacACTAGTGCACAAAGACCACCGTATTCGCTAGACACTACTTACCTATACTATCCAAGTATTTCACTTCACACAGGTGCTATAGTATAAGTCTGTTCGTGGCAGGAATGATCACTAAGGTGGAGGTTGCGCATTTCGACTCTCTTACTACATAGAATCCAACTGTCATTCAAGTAGCAATGAATTTCAAACTACTACAACTTGCCACATTCATTATTAGAACTCAAGACACAAAAACTTCCGCCTATATTAACCCAGTATCACCACCCATAATACTCCAAGTTAACAAAGGAGGCCATGTCCTCCCAGAAACCCCGTCCACATGTTTGTTAACACAACACCCCAAATGGCGAAAAAGATGTTCTCCTATTAGCTAGGATGGCGCTGAAAAATAAGTCCCATCGAAAGATACATTAGCCCACCATCCCTTCCCCACAGAACCAAAGTAACACCCAACACTTCTCCTCGCGGCTACCACCCTCTTACACGCTCCCTAATTCTTGCTTTTGGGGAAGACTTATGTTTGTCAAGTAAATACCTTAGAGAGCACAGAGGGGATCCATATTTTCAAGATCATTAAGGGCAGCCATGAAGCAGCAGTCGCTCAATTGATCGCGAAAAAATTCAGAACTGTCGCAGAAATATATATATTCTTTAGCCGGAACGCTCAGAGATTAGTCTTTTTGCGTTTCGACAAGAACCTATTTGGTTGAGCTTTGTAGGGTCTTTTCTGATGGCATCAAAGTCGGCTTTGTATTCTGGACAGGCAAGGTCGAGGGGGCTTGCGGCGGTGAGCGTGGCGGTGGCGGCGAGGAGGAAGATTGTGGAGATGCGCATTGTGGTGGttggtttggtttggtttggtttgTAGATGGCTGGGTGTAGGTGGGTGGGTATGAAGATGATTGAGTGGCTTGGAGAAGGTTGAATGACTGGTATGCGATGATATTACCATGTGCGGACTGCGCTGCCTTTTAACTTGAACGTGTCAAGGTATATGCATAGGAATTATCCGTGTTATCTATAGTACTATGGGACCCATCCCTGGCGTACTAAAATTAACAAGTATTGATTACCTTGTATGGAGTTAGCTCTCCCTTGCTTTTTCAACTCGACACTCTTTTCAGGAAAGATTCAGCGGCAATCTGTACATCCTCCTGTGCGGGTTAGGTATTCCATGCACAGTGGTTGGTTTACCGATGTTATAGACTACGTCATAACAACTCACTTTCAATTTGGTATAGAATGGTGGAAAGTGTCTGCTAGCGCAAACGGATAGGCAGGGTAGTTACGGAGGAATCGTTGATGACGGGAAACGTCAACGGACACCCCTATAAGATGAGCAGCTGGCACCTCCATAGCACGAAACGGCATTAGTAGTATCGGCCCTCTATCGCACCATCGTATTAAGTAGTATAGGACTAACAAGTCTATCAAAACTCAAGCTTTCTAGGGACTCGAGCATCTAAAAAACAAGGGCTGTTTTAATAGATTTTAACATCCGAAAAAAAAAACCTGGACCAAGAAGATCCAAGTGTGAGAGACCTTAAGCTCCCAAAATTGAGCATTTTTGACCAGGGTTTTTTAGCTCGTTTTCGAGACGTTTAGCATTAAAGAAGCTGGCGTTGACGAGACGGCATTGGTGTTGGACGAGTCGAAAGGGGGTTATTCTTCCTACGGTGTTGTAGTCGCAGCACTACGGCATAATAGGCGTTAACACCATGAACCAAGCCTCTACACCTAAACGATTATCACGGTCCCGAAAAACTTGATTAGGAACAACGACAACATACACACCCTAAACAAGCCCCATTCATTCTTGCAAACAAGGATATCATTCATACCTAAATCTACAACCATTCGTACAACTACGCCCAAACTCCAAGCTGCTCGATTAAACCGAATCAATCAAAACCCCATCATGCAGACACAGAAGTGCCGTCAGCACCATCAGCAGTATTACCGCCGCCACCCGTCAGATTCGCCATAAAGTCCTGGTATCTGAATACCTCTGCCCTGGCTAATCCCCTGCCGCCTTTACCAAA belongs to Pyrenophora tritici-repentis strain M4 chromosome 10, whole genome shotgun sequence and includes:
- a CDS encoding LacZ, Beta-galactosidase-beta-glucuronidase, with amino-acid sequence MAEVATLFNDDWEFQRSGQTGWSNVHLPHDAMQVEGRREDALAGTHGGFYLGGMYKYRKTWQVPTSLESKVVALSFDGVYRHSRVLVNGTDVGGCLAGWTKFEIRVDSYLKLGERNTIEVHADNSEQPNARWYTGAGIHRSVHLMVRNHNLLRKDGIRLATLSASGLALLTFEVLLDNEKKDDVEVSLELSRGGRNAIQWRTKTKTSELKQNFEISNPDLWSVETPNLYDCTVVINGDLYKFKYGLRTLQLKPGHGFLVNGQAVNLRGGCIHADNGILGAASFKAAELRRVSIMKKNGFNAIRMSHHPCSEVLLQACDEVGMYVMDEFADYWYEAKSKYDDSNTFNERWEYEVASLVERARNHPSVVMYSLGNEVTEPKTAYGHTIAKKLLDLTHKLDPSRPKTIAVNLMLAVMTYSKIPPGDPNTPPADNKGGLEDMLSSSFFNIIFSVLLPIMRYIPKFNHTNVVTNRLYSYMDVAGYNYGDIRYPLDAKLHPSRMMLGTETCPPDLPKIWANVEKIPNLIGDFMWTGWDYLGEVGIGVHDYEASRFTPVKLYKPWPHIVGGCGALDITGVPNASAFVAQACWKILSQPVIAVRPLDISNSYYKATPWRNSDAIEGWGWKGCEGQKAYIEVITQEEETELFLNGRSLGRASSNQANRYTARFSTAYEPGELLAVAYSGGQERSRSTLRSANVASVKIANEKSGELVADRQDLAYLELQLADQDGNIEMNDDDTLTVEVHGDATLAALGSAYYRNLDYFDGN